The following coding sequences are from one Acidisarcina sp. window:
- the rpmJ gene encoding 50S ribosomal protein L36: MKVRASVKKICDKCKVIHRRGVVRVICENAKHKQRQG; encoded by the coding sequence ATGAAGGTTCGGGCATCGGTTAAGAAGATTTGTGACAAGTGCAAGGTCATCCATCGCCGGGGTGTGGTGCGGGTGATCTGCGAGAACGCGAAGCACAAGCAGCGTCAGGGCTAA
- the map gene encoding type I methionyl aminopeptidase — MAIMIKTLQEIEKMRRAGAATRQVLQHLATLVKPGVTTLDLDVEAERKTLELGAVPAFKGYHGYPGSVCASVNDEVVHGIPSAKKVLKEGDIVSLDFGLVIDGFYGDSAITVPVGEKVAPETLRLLEVTKASLESGIRAVKVGGTLGDVGAAVQEVVESDGFSVVRDFVGHGIGTRMHEDPQVPNYGRRGMGLKLREGMVIAIEPMVNAGKPGVQVLEDGWTAVTQDGSMSAHFEHTVAVTAKGAVVLTS, encoded by the coding sequence ATGGCTATCATGATTAAGACGCTGCAGGAGATTGAAAAGATGCGGCGTGCGGGAGCGGCGACCAGGCAGGTTCTGCAGCATCTCGCAACTCTGGTGAAGCCTGGCGTAACGACACTGGATCTGGATGTCGAGGCGGAACGGAAGACGTTGGAGTTAGGTGCTGTCCCCGCATTCAAGGGATATCACGGGTATCCGGGCTCTGTTTGCGCATCGGTGAATGACGAGGTAGTCCACGGGATTCCCTCGGCGAAGAAGGTTCTGAAAGAGGGGGACATCGTCTCCCTGGATTTTGGCCTGGTGATTGACGGATTTTATGGCGACTCGGCGATTACGGTCCCGGTAGGGGAAAAGGTCGCTCCTGAGACGCTTCGGCTTCTGGAAGTGACGAAAGCTTCCCTGGAAAGCGGAATTCGGGCGGTTAAGGTCGGGGGAACCTTGGGGGATGTCGGCGCGGCGGTGCAGGAAGTCGTCGAGTCGGATGGGTTCAGCGTGGTACGCGATTTTGTAGGGCACGGCATTGGCACGCGGATGCATGAAGATCCGCAGGTTCCCAACTATGGCCGCCGCGGGATGGGATTGAAGCTCCGCGAGGGCATGGTGATTGCGATCGAGCCGATGGTGAATGCAGGGAAGCCTGGCGTCCAGGTTCTGGAGGACGGGTGGACAGCGGTTACGCAGGATGGAAGTATGAGCGCTCATTTCGAGCACACGGTCGCGGTGACGGCCAAGGGCGCGGTAGTGCTGACGTCGTAA
- the rpsM gene encoding 30S ribosomal protein S13: MARIAGVDLPRNKQARIALTYIFGIGNPRALRILAAANVDPVKKIQDLGEDEVNRIRTAIEEEGGVEGDLRKDISMHIKRLIDIQSYRGLRHRRNLPTRGQRTHTNARTRKGPRKGTVTNRKKATAKT, from the coding sequence ATGGCACGTATTGCTGGCGTCGATCTGCCCCGCAACAAGCAGGCTCGGATCGCGCTTACCTACATCTTCGGGATCGGCAACCCGCGTGCGCTGCGCATTCTGGCAGCGGCCAATGTGGACCCGGTCAAGAAGATCCAGGATCTCGGCGAAGACGAGGTCAACCGCATCCGTACGGCGATTGAAGAAGAGGGCGGCGTAGAGGGCGATCTCCGCAAGGATATCTCCATGCACATCAAGCGCCTCATCGATATTCAGTCCTATCGTGGGCTCCGCCATCGTCGCAACTTGCCGACGCGCGGTCAGCGTACACACACCAATGCCCGCACCCGCAAGGGTCCGCGCAAGGGTACGGTCACGAACCGTAAGAAAGCGACGGCGAAAACCTAA
- the rpsK gene encoding 30S ribosomal protein S11, whose translation MAKPEKSAAGKPGKNKKFKKRERKNVPYGLVYVQATFNNTIVTITDGQGNTLSWKSSGSLGFRGSRKGTPFAAQQAAVNAANQARDHGLRSVDVRVSGPGSGRESAIRALAAAGLDVRSIRDVTPIPHNGCRPPKRRRV comes from the coding sequence ATGGCGAAGCCAGAGAAGAGTGCAGCCGGCAAGCCCGGCAAGAACAAGAAGTTCAAGAAGCGCGAGCGCAAGAACGTGCCCTATGGATTGGTCTATGTTCAGGCCACGTTCAACAATACGATCGTCACTATCACGGATGGCCAGGGCAACACGCTGTCGTGGAAGAGTTCGGGTTCGCTCGGTTTCCGCGGGTCGCGTAAGGGCACTCCGTTCGCGGCGCAGCAGGCAGCGGTGAACGCGGCGAACCAGGCGCGGGATCATGGTCTTCGCTCGGTAGATGTTCGCGTCAGCGGTCCGGGATCGGGTCGTGAGTCGGCCATCCGCGCATTGGCAGCGGCGGGTCTTGACGTTCGCTCCATCCGCGACGTTACGCCGATTCCGCACAACGGCTGCCGTCCGCCAAAGCGTCGCCGCGTCTAA
- the secY gene encoding preprotein translocase subunit SecY — MFEKLANIFRIPDLRKRVLFTLGLLAVYRLGAHIPTPGVNTKLLAQFFDQQSGSALGLVDLFSGGNLRKLTVFALGIMPYITASIIFQLLTVVYEPLARLQKEGELGRRKITQWTRYVTVILAAIQSGAIALTLNSGAGGVSYVLNPGIGFILMTVLTLTTGTAFIMWLGEQITDRGIGNGMSLLIFAGIVVGIPQGIADLINKARTQAWGALTVPALILLVAAMIAIVAFIVFVERSERRIPVQYAKRIVGRRMMGGQSTHLPLKVNSGGVMPVIFASSILSAPLLFANVSWVHNSNFLSRVFEGMRPGEPWYELLYMVAIIFFAYFYISIVFRPDDIADNMRKYGGFIPGIRPGKRTSDYINDILTRITLVGALYLIVISLVPQILISGIHLNNLWLVGPFFERLPIWVTHGLGVNFYFGGTSLLIVVGVAMDTINQVESQLIMRHYEGFSPKSGRIRGRRNW, encoded by the coding sequence TATCTTCCGCATTCCCGACCTGCGCAAACGCGTTCTGTTTACGCTTGGCCTGCTTGCCGTCTATCGGCTGGGCGCCCACATCCCCACCCCGGGTGTCAACACCAAGCTGCTCGCCCAGTTTTTCGATCAACAGAGCGGCAGCGCCCTTGGTCTGGTCGATCTGTTCAGTGGCGGTAACCTTCGGAAACTGACAGTCTTTGCCCTCGGCATCATGCCGTACATTACTGCTTCCATCATTTTCCAACTGCTCACGGTGGTCTATGAACCACTGGCGCGGCTGCAAAAGGAAGGGGAGCTGGGGCGTCGCAAGATCACCCAGTGGACGCGGTACGTAACGGTCATCCTGGCTGCGATTCAGTCCGGTGCCATCGCCCTCACGCTGAACAGCGGAGCGGGCGGAGTCTCCTATGTGCTGAACCCCGGAATCGGCTTCATTCTCATGACTGTGCTTACGCTTACGACGGGTACGGCATTCATCATGTGGCTGGGCGAGCAGATCACCGATCGCGGCATCGGCAACGGTATGAGCCTGCTGATCTTTGCCGGCATTGTAGTGGGGATCCCGCAGGGGATTGCTGACCTGATTAATAAGGCGCGCACCCAGGCATGGGGAGCGTTGACGGTCCCGGCGCTGATTTTGCTGGTGGCGGCCATGATCGCCATCGTCGCGTTTATCGTCTTTGTCGAGCGCAGTGAGCGGCGTATCCCGGTTCAATACGCCAAGCGCATCGTTGGACGCAGAATGATGGGCGGTCAGTCGACCCACCTTCCGCTGAAGGTGAACTCCGGCGGCGTTATGCCGGTGATTTTCGCCAGCTCCATTCTTTCCGCTCCCTTGTTGTTTGCCAACGTAAGCTGGGTCCACAACAGTAATTTTCTTTCGCGGGTCTTTGAGGGCATGCGTCCGGGAGAGCCGTGGTACGAACTGCTGTACATGGTCGCGATTATCTTCTTCGCGTACTTCTACATCTCGATTGTCTTCCGTCCGGATGACATCGCCGACAACATGCGGAAGTATGGTGGCTTCATCCCGGGTATTCGCCCTGGAAAGCGGACCTCCGACTATATCAACGACATCCTTACGCGCATTACCCTGGTAGGCGCGTTGTACCTGATCGTGATTTCACTGGTTCCGCAAATCCTGATCAGCGGAATTCACTTGAACAACTTATGGCTGGTCGGCCCATTTTTTGAGAGACTGCCCATCTGGGTGACCCACGGGCTGGGCGTTAACTTCTACTTCGGCGGAACTTCGCTGCTGATTGTAGTCGGCGTGGCCATGGACACGATCAACCAGGTAGAATCCCAGCTCATCATGCGCCACTATGAAGGATTTTCTCCGAAGAGCGGCCGCATAAGGGGAAGGCGGAACTGGTAG
- the infA gene encoding translation initiation factor IF-1, which yields MSKEDAIEVMAVVVETLPNAMFKVELENKHQVLAHVSGRMRKNFIRILPGDRVAVELSPYDLTRGRIVYRYK from the coding sequence TTGTCGAAGGAAGACGCGATTGAGGTAATGGCAGTGGTCGTTGAGACGCTGCCCAATGCCATGTTCAAGGTTGAGCTGGAGAACAAGCACCAGGTTCTGGCGCATGTGTCGGGCCGTATGCGGAAGAATTTTATTCGTATTCTTCCGGGCGACCGGGTTGCGGTGGAGCTGAGCCCATACGATTTGACGCGTGGGCGAATCGTCTATCGATACAAATGA
- a CDS encoding adenylate kinase, with product MSSPISEEDAARAAAQRVTPGPILLLGAPGVGKGTQAQELKKVWRIPQISTGDILRSNVARGTEIGKLAKEIMERGDLVSDDMVNRMVAARLAEPDTSEGYVLDGFPRTLGQAKWLDQHLAETSSPLPVVAVSIRVGYTQLLRRITGRRSCPTCHRIYNIYFQPPKSDMVCDLDGAPLVQRADDTEKVFEERMRTYEAQTAPVIEHYRALGRFAEVEGEQSVENVAAGILAAVERLRS from the coding sequence GTGAGCTCGCCTATATCGGAAGAAGATGCGGCAAGGGCTGCTGCGCAGAGAGTCACACCGGGTCCGATCCTCTTGCTCGGGGCTCCGGGGGTAGGCAAGGGGACGCAGGCGCAGGAGTTAAAGAAGGTCTGGAGAATTCCTCAGATCTCTACCGGCGACATCCTTCGCTCGAACGTGGCGCGTGGCACCGAGATAGGCAAGCTTGCTAAGGAGATCATGGAGCGTGGGGACCTGGTCTCCGACGACATGGTCAATCGGATGGTGGCGGCACGACTGGCCGAGCCGGACACCAGTGAAGGGTATGTTCTTGATGGTTTTCCCCGGACTTTGGGGCAGGCCAAGTGGTTAGACCAGCATCTGGCTGAGACAAGCAGCCCACTTCCGGTCGTTGCTGTGAGCATTCGGGTAGGTTATACTCAATTATTGCGTCGTATCACTGGCCGGCGCAGCTGTCCCACCTGCCACCGTATCTATAACATCTATTTCCAGCCGCCGAAGTCGGATATGGTGTGCGATTTGGATGGTGCGCCGCTTGTGCAGCGCGCGGATGATACCGAAAAGGTCTTTGAAGAGCGGATGCGGACGTACGAGGCGCAGACCGCTCCAGTGATTGAACATTACCGCGCTCTTGGACGTTTTGCAGAGGTAGAGGGCGAACAGTCGGTGGAGAACGTAGCCGCCGGGATATTGGCCGCCGTAGAGCGGTTAAGGAGTTGA